The following are encoded in a window of Telmatobacter sp. DSM 110680 genomic DNA:
- a CDS encoding MoxR family ATPase has translation MSEEVNQQESSDPNAVSRPTVELQPPAEVQQPAASQQGLRATSALIAHARTELGRVISGQTQVVEEVLISVLCQGHALLEGVPGIAKTLMVKTLGRLLGLGFQRVQATPDLMPADILGTTILRPGTDTFTFHAGPVFTDLLLVDEINRMPPRTQAALLECMEERQVTSDGTRRPLPSWFTVFATQNPVDFEGTYPLPEAQLDRFLMKIRVPYPNEAEELQILERHHAGSGVSLLDDAAIAPIPEGMLEAARAEVRAIRIEPELYGYILTLARRTREWPTLLLGASPRAALSIMRVAQASAAFDGRDYLVPDDVKRAVAPVLRHRVMLKPEAELEGFDADRVLADVIATVPVPRK, from the coding sequence ATGAGCGAGGAAGTGAACCAGCAGGAATCTTCAGATCCAAATGCGGTCTCGCGGCCAACTGTAGAGTTGCAGCCACCAGCAGAAGTGCAGCAGCCTGCAGCGTCGCAGCAAGGCCTTCGTGCAACCAGCGCGCTCATCGCCCACGCGCGTACCGAGCTGGGCCGCGTGATCTCAGGGCAGACGCAGGTTGTCGAAGAAGTGTTGATCTCCGTCTTGTGCCAGGGCCATGCGCTTCTCGAAGGCGTACCGGGCATTGCAAAGACGCTGATGGTCAAGACGTTGGGACGCCTGCTCGGCCTTGGCTTCCAGCGGGTGCAGGCCACCCCCGACCTCATGCCTGCCGACATCCTCGGCACCACCATCCTTCGTCCCGGCACTGACACATTCACGTTTCACGCTGGACCCGTGTTTACCGATCTTCTGCTCGTTGACGAGATCAACCGCATGCCTCCACGCACGCAAGCAGCGCTGCTGGAGTGCATGGAGGAGCGCCAGGTTACCAGTGATGGCACCCGTCGGCCCCTGCCTAGTTGGTTCACCGTGTTCGCGACGCAGAACCCGGTCGACTTCGAAGGCACCTACCCGCTACCAGAGGCGCAGCTCGATCGTTTTCTGATGAAGATCCGCGTGCCCTATCCGAATGAGGCCGAGGAATTGCAGATACTTGAGCGCCACCACGCGGGCAGCGGTGTGAGTCTGCTCGACGACGCCGCAATAGCACCCATCCCCGAAGGAATGCTCGAAGCGGCGCGCGCGGAAGTGCGCGCCATCCGCATCGAGCCGGAGCTCTACGGATACATTTTGACGCTCGCGCGGCGCACCCGCGAGTGGCCAACCCTGCTGCTCGGCGCGAGCCCCCGCGCGGCGCTCAGCATCATGCGCGTGGCGCAGGCTTCCGCGGCATTCGATGGCCGCGACTATCTCGTTCCCGACGATGTAAAGCGCGCCGTCGCGCCGGTGCTCCGTCATCGCGTGATGCTCAAGCCCGAGGCTGAACTGGAAGGCTTCGATGCCGACCGCGTCCTCGCCGACGTCATCGCCACAGTGCCGGTTCCGCGCAAATGA
- a CDS encoding DUF4350 domain-containing protein: protein MKFMSSLDLKDRRLLLWSIAVAIGLAVLIGVVMPNENNNDNPMPSTYLSGQHGARAAYESLLRSGYNIERWERPLSELAATAGPNTVVIFARPFTRETEDINAVQQIVERGGRVLATGLWGGYLLPEGDVGTPKEFNFAACQLEAEGLDTLAGSGAVWMVPEATWQVGNPAHRTQYSCAAQPAVVEYNYARGHVVWLAGSTPLENGSLARAQNFDLLLNSIGPRDGHHFYWDESLHGDIKSEWGYVSGPTVTLLWIGMILLSVLIVFSFSRRSGPVRELSPPVRSTPIEFLEALGSLYRSAGASTTALTIAWERFRRYALRLCGLRQASVNAEELAAAIRRRFPNADPTLEADLAACESARLNEKIEPRSALKMIQLLHHHRQMLAQMAKTGGTPYPSATNGNTRNERPS, encoded by the coding sequence ATGAAATTCATGTCGTCGCTCGATCTCAAAGATCGCCGTCTTCTCCTTTGGAGCATCGCCGTTGCCATCGGCCTCGCAGTGCTCATTGGCGTGGTGATGCCGAACGAAAACAACAACGACAATCCCATGCCGTCCACCTATCTTTCCGGACAGCACGGAGCGCGCGCCGCCTATGAGTCGCTGTTGCGTTCCGGGTACAACATCGAGCGGTGGGAGCGTCCGCTCAGCGAACTGGCAGCCACCGCCGGGCCCAACACTGTCGTCATCTTCGCGCGTCCCTTCACTCGCGAGACCGAAGACATCAATGCTGTGCAGCAGATTGTGGAGCGCGGCGGTCGAGTGCTCGCAACTGGCCTATGGGGCGGCTACCTGCTTCCCGAAGGCGATGTCGGAACACCAAAAGAATTCAATTTCGCTGCCTGCCAGCTGGAGGCCGAAGGTCTCGATACTCTGGCCGGAAGCGGCGCAGTCTGGATGGTGCCCGAGGCTACATGGCAGGTTGGAAATCCGGCCCATCGCACCCAGTACAGCTGCGCCGCGCAACCGGCCGTGGTCGAGTACAACTACGCCCGAGGCCATGTGGTGTGGTTGGCCGGCTCAACGCCGCTCGAGAATGGGTCACTCGCGCGCGCCCAGAATTTCGATCTGCTGCTCAACTCCATCGGGCCGCGCGACGGGCACCACTTTTACTGGGATGAGTCGCTGCATGGCGATATTAAGTCGGAGTGGGGCTACGTCTCAGGACCAACCGTGACCCTCTTATGGATCGGAATGATTTTGCTCTCGGTCCTCATCGTTTTCAGCTTCAGCCGTCGTAGCGGCCCCGTTCGTGAGCTGTCGCCACCGGTTCGGTCCACTCCGATTGAGTTCCTTGAGGCTCTAGGCTCTCTCTATCGCAGTGCCGGAGCGTCCACGACCGCGCTCACAATCGCATGGGAGCGCTTCCGCCGCTACGCTCTGCGCCTTTGCGGATTGCGTCAGGCCTCGGTCAACGCGGAAGAACTGGCCGCCGCAATTCGACGCCGCTTTCCCAACGCCGATCCCACTCTCGAAGCCGATCTGGCTGCCTGCGAGAGTGCGAGACTGAATGAGAAGATTGAGCCACGCTCTGCATTAAAAATGATTCAACTGCTCCACCATCATCGCCAGATGCTGGCGCAGATGGCAAAGACAGGCGGCACTCCATATCCATCCGCAACTAACGGGAATACCCGGAACGAAAGGCCCTCATGA
- a CDS encoding DUF4129 domain-containing protein → MLVQSVRLRAVFVAMAITAIACAQTSAPPQTGVRWHDVSLDDYRQHLKTLSVLVDTCEGARNLKNCDPALVGQDDRVDIARNSHPEQRLVRYGWLRALLSKAKDPDPPTKSTSPGGPKSSPQESTTSQILKAAKARLESDLAQASAPAASYIDHAQQRAAMQQVLASAEFRDLQKPSVRDSAFEKFGNWLNHLFESAANFKARSAWIGRALVWGFIIGVCVALVYSLLRLERRWRIHLVPEGDRPAPGAPSARDWQLWLEDARRAAASGLWREAIHFVYWAAISRLESRRLWPADRARTPREYLSLVAPQDPRKPGLSQLTSSFERFWYGGRVAAESDYKSAESLASTLISGGTSVGTSEASPLSEGGVR, encoded by the coding sequence ATGCTCGTGCAAAGTGTCCGCCTCAGGGCCGTGTTCGTCGCGATGGCGATCACCGCGATCGCATGCGCTCAAACCTCCGCGCCGCCGCAAACCGGCGTGCGCTGGCACGACGTTTCCCTCGACGACTACCGCCAACATTTGAAAACGCTATCGGTACTCGTCGACACCTGTGAGGGTGCCCGCAACCTCAAGAACTGCGATCCCGCATTAGTCGGTCAAGATGACCGAGTCGATATCGCGCGCAACTCTCACCCTGAGCAACGACTGGTGCGATACGGCTGGCTGCGCGCGCTCCTCTCGAAGGCGAAAGATCCCGATCCGCCTACAAAATCCACCTCTCCGGGAGGACCCAAATCCTCGCCACAGGAATCAACCACCTCGCAAATCCTGAAAGCCGCAAAAGCGCGTCTGGAAAGCGATCTTGCCCAAGCCAGTGCGCCGGCTGCCTCCTACATCGACCACGCGCAACAACGCGCAGCCATGCAGCAGGTGCTGGCCAGCGCTGAATTTCGCGATCTACAAAAACCGTCGGTCCGCGACTCCGCATTTGAAAAATTTGGCAACTGGCTCAATCATCTTTTCGAAAGCGCGGCCAACTTCAAAGCACGCTCTGCATGGATTGGCCGCGCTCTCGTGTGGGGATTCATAATCGGTGTTTGCGTGGCGCTGGTCTATTCGTTGCTGCGGCTCGAGCGCCGATGGCGCATTCACTTGGTCCCAGAGGGAGATCGTCCCGCTCCCGGAGCCCCTTCAGCGCGCGATTGGCAGTTGTGGCTTGAAGACGCGCGACGCGCAGCCGCCTCCGGCCTATGGCGCGAAGCAATTCACTTTGTTTACTGGGCCGCAATTTCCCGCCTTGAATCGCGCCGTCTGTGGCCGGCCGATCGCGCCCGCACTCCACGCGAATACCTGTCGCTGGTGGCTCCTCAAGATCCCCGCAAGCCGGGACTCTCACAATTGACCAGTTCCTTCGAGCGCTTCTGGTACGGCGGTCGGGTGGCAGCAGAAAGCGATTATAAAAGCGCAGAGAGTCTTGCCTCTACGCTCATCTCTGGAGGAACGTCCGTCGGCACCAGTGAAGCTTCACCCCTTTCCGAAGGCGGTGTCCGATGA
- a CDS encoding glycerophosphoryl diester phosphodiesterase membrane domain-containing protein has protein sequence METTLRPLTLGEILDKTAELYRSNFLLLAGISSVYGGILLVLSLLQIGAQQAAKSMHMNTGLIVVSVVGLVVLYLAIFVAGGLAVAANTRAVGWLYLGEPASIGAAYRTILPRTGRYLWLMTITYFRAWFPCVVIYAAYAAVILVYIRPTGVFSPTPHAPPPDPSKMIVFLVSSVAFLFLLLGSLIFGIIMSLRYALAVPACTVENLKARAAIRRSIQLSKGSRGRIFMLGLLALIIQLGMTGITQGFFIVVGIKHQGVLPVWMSVVQQFLAFLTNSFVGPIYATGFTLFYYDQRVRKEGYDIERMMQTAGMSQPELEPPAPVEEIAISDTGSGHE, from the coding sequence ATGGAAACGACGCTGCGTCCGCTCACCCTTGGCGAAATCCTGGATAAAACTGCGGAACTCTACCGCTCAAATTTTCTGTTACTTGCGGGCATCTCTTCGGTGTACGGCGGCATACTGCTCGTTCTGAGTCTGTTGCAAATCGGGGCGCAGCAAGCCGCGAAATCCATGCACATGAATACCGGCCTGATCGTCGTCTCGGTGGTTGGACTGGTCGTTCTTTATCTCGCGATTTTTGTGGCGGGCGGCCTTGCGGTAGCGGCTAATACCCGCGCGGTGGGCTGGCTTTACCTTGGCGAACCAGCCAGCATCGGCGCTGCCTATCGCACCATACTGCCGCGCACCGGACGCTATCTCTGGCTAATGACCATCACCTATTTCAGGGCTTGGTTTCCATGCGTGGTGATTTATGCCGCCTATGCTGCGGTGATCCTTGTCTATATTCGTCCGACAGGAGTCTTCTCGCCAACGCCACACGCTCCGCCGCCTGACCCTTCGAAGATGATTGTCTTCCTGGTATCGAGTGTGGCGTTTCTCTTTCTGCTTCTCGGTTCCCTTATTTTCGGCATCATCATGAGCCTGCGCTATGCACTTGCAGTTCCGGCCTGCACCGTGGAAAATCTCAAAGCGCGCGCAGCTATCCGCCGCAGCATTCAACTTAGCAAAGGCTCACGCGGTCGAATCTTCATGCTGGGACTGCTCGCCTTGATTATTCAACTTGGCATGACCGGCATCACCCAGGGTTTCTTCATCGTGGTCGGCATCAAGCACCAGGGAGTGCTCCCGGTATGGATGAGCGTGGTTCAGCAATTCCTGGCGTTCCTCACCAACTCCTTTGTCGGACCGATCTATGCCACCGGTTTCACACTCTTCTACTACGACCAGCGCGTGCGCAAAGAAGGCTACGATATCGAGCGCATGATGCAAACCGCGGGTATGTCCCAGCCAGAGCTTGAGCCCCCCGCTCCGGTAGAAGAAATCGCCATCTCCGACACCGGGAGCGGGCATGAATGA
- a CDS encoding DUF5818 domain-containing protein, which produces MNPNKKQFVLGLSSCALLLATIPALGATTPKSATQMPVFQEPQTPPSQTQPDQTMPNQDSKTATFSGTVVKDGEQYVLRDSSGSVYKLDDSSRAQAFEGKTVKVTGRLDANSKMIHVDSIQALAS; this is translated from the coding sequence ATGAATCCCAATAAAAAGCAGTTTGTTCTCGGTCTTTCGTCGTGTGCGCTATTGTTGGCGACCATACCAGCGCTGGGAGCCACCACACCAAAATCCGCAACGCAAATGCCTGTATTTCAAGAGCCGCAGACTCCGCCTTCGCAGACCCAGCCTGATCAGACAATGCCTAATCAGGATTCCAAGACTGCTACGTTCAGTGGGACTGTTGTGAAAGATGGCGAACAATATGTGCTCCGTGATTCGTCGGGCAGCGTTTACAAATTGGATGACTCTTCTCGCGCTCAGGCATTCGAAGGCAAGACCGTCAAGGTAACGGGTCGTCTCGATGCGAACTCCAAGATGATTCACGTCGACAGCATTCAAGCGCTTGCTTCCTAA
- a CDS encoding DUF1572 family protein — protein sequence MSTDPAIETFLKFSQSKLLEQYWPRLRKAVETLSDDQIWWRPNEASNSIGNLILHLNGNVWQWLVASFNRLEDQRDRPAEFNATGDLTAADLLARLGATMEEAAKVLAKLTREDLLATWNIQGYTVTGLAAVYQVVEHFGLHYGQIVYITKMQEGRDLGFYKDLGKTGRAVGGSV from the coding sequence ATGTCTACCGATCCTGCAATCGAAACATTCCTCAAGTTTTCGCAAAGCAAGCTGCTGGAACAGTATTGGCCGCGCCTGCGCAAAGCAGTTGAGACGTTGAGCGACGACCAGATCTGGTGGCGTCCGAACGAGGCCAGCAATAGTATCGGCAACCTCATTCTGCATTTGAATGGGAACGTCTGGCAGTGGCTGGTTGCATCGTTCAATCGGCTTGAAGATCAGCGCGACCGCCCGGCCGAATTCAACGCGACCGGCGATCTAACAGCAGCCGACCTGCTCGCGAGGCTTGGAGCCACGATGGAGGAAGCGGCAAAAGTGCTGGCAAAACTCACGCGCGAAGATCTGCTCGCAACGTGGAATATCCAAGGCTATACGGTAACGGGACTGGCCGCCGTCTATCAGGTGGTTGAACACTTTGGATTGCATTACGGGCAGATTGTGTACATCACAAAAATGCAGGAAGGCCGCGATCTCGGCTTCTACAAGGATCTAGGAAAGACCGGGCGTGCCGTTGGAGGATCAGTCTAA